From one Bos indicus x Bos taurus breed Angus x Brahman F1 hybrid chromosome 7, Bos_hybrid_MaternalHap_v2.0, whole genome shotgun sequence genomic stretch:
- the NIPAL4 gene encoding magnesium transporter NIPA4 — protein MELPASNSSCENGSLISLYCSSQKVLCQIISDLQPEVPSNVTSNSWQERFRKNYSFYVGLGLAILSSFLVGSSIILKKKGLQRLVASGATRAVDGGYGYLKDSMWWAGFLTMAAGEVANFGAYAFAPATVVTPLGALSILISAIFSSYFLGESLNLLGKLGCVICVAGSTVMVIHAPEEEKISTIMEMAAKMKDTGYIVFAVFLLVSCLILIFVVAPRYGQRNILIYITICSVIGAFSVSSSKGLGITIRNFFQGLPVVRHPLPYILSLMLALSISTQVNFLNRALDIFNTSLVFPIYYVFFTTTVMTSSIILFKEWYRMSAVDIVGTLSGFVTIILGVFMLHAFKDLDISRSSLPHMHKNPPATPAPEPSVIRLGDKNVLVDNMELSSTPSPEEKPKVFIAHS, from the exons ATGGAGCTGCCGGCCAGCAACAGCAGCTGCGAGAACG GTTCCCTTATCAGCCTGTACTGCTCCTCCCAAAAAGTCCTGTGCCAGATCATCAGTGACCTCCAGCCCGAGGTGCCCAGCAATGTCACCTCCAACAGCTGGCAGGAGAGATTCAGGAAGAACTACAGCTTCTACGTCGGTCTGGGGCTGGCCATCCTGTCCAGCTTCCTTGTCGGCAGCAGCATCATCCTCAAGAAGAAGGGCCTACAGCGACTGGTGGCCTCGGGCGCCACGCGGGCTG TGGATGGAGGCTATGGCTACCTGAAGGACTCAATGTGGTGGGCTGGATTTCTCACGA TGGCTGCTGGGGAAGTTGCCAACTTCGGGGCCTACGCGTTCGCTCCTGCCACAGTCGTCACCCCTCTGGGAGCGCTGAGTATCCTCATTAG TGCCATCTTTTCCTCGTATTTCCTGGGGGAGAGTCTGAACCTCTTGGGGAAGCTGGGCTGTGTGATCTGCGTGGCTGGCAGCACAGTGATGGTGATACACGCCCCCGAGGAAGAGAAGATCAGCACCATCATGGAGATGGCTGCCAAGATGAAAGACACAG GGTACATCGTGTTTGCTGTGTTTCTGCTGGTGTCCTGCCTCATCCTCATCTTCGTCGTCGCCCCACGTTACGGACAAAGGAACATCCTCATCTACATCACCATCTGCTCTGTGATCGGGGCCTTCTCCGTGTCCTCCAGCAAGGGCCTGGGCATCACCATTAGGAACTTCTTCCAGGGGCTGCCAGTTGTACGGCACCCTCTCCCCTACATCCTGTCCCTCATGCTGGCGCTTTCGATCAGCACTCAGGTCAACTTCCTCAACAGGGCGCTGGACATCTTCAACACCTCCCTGGTGTTCCCCATCTACTACGTGTTCTTCACCACGACAGTGATGACCTCCTCCATCATCCTCTTCAAGGAGTGGTACAGGATGTCGGCTGTGGACATCGTGGGCACCCTCTCTGGCTTTGTCACCATCATCCTGGGTGTATTCATGCTTCATGCTTTCAAAGACCTGGACATCAGCCGGAGCAGCCTGCCCCACATGCAcaaaaacccacctgccactcCTGCCCCAGAGCCCAGTGTCATTAGACTTGGAGACAAGAATGTCCTGGTGGACAACATGGAACTCTCCAGCACCCCATCACCAGAAGAGAAGCCCAAAGTTTTTATAGCCCATTCGTAA